In Raphanus sativus cultivar WK10039 chromosome 5, ASM80110v3, whole genome shotgun sequence, the following proteins share a genomic window:
- the LOC108857389 gene encoding U11/U12 small nuclear ribonucleoprotein 25 kDa protein yields the protein MESGDVVGIGDYDVETKREKLRSLLSQLLVDPILADVPGNPTLSDVVTLVSLEKGSAMRLSIVKLDGSSLDVAVMNSATLKDLKILIKKKVNEMEQANMGHRHISWKHVWSNFCLSCNNEKLLDDDAVLQDVGVRNNSQIAFVPYVMKKGPGRHSKRKKHRLFRSLHKTC from the exons ATGGAGAGCGGCGATGTTGTCGGAATCGGAGATTACGACGTTGAGACGAAGCGAGAGAAGCTGAGATCGTTGCTCTCTCAACTACTCGTCGATCCGATTCTCGCCGACGTTCCGGGGAATCCAACACTGTCGGATGTCGTCACTCTCGTCAGCCTTGAAAAGGGAAGCGCTATGCGACTCTCCATCGTCAAACTCGACGGCTCCTCCTtgg ATGTGGCGGTCATGAATTCAGCTACTTTGAAGGATCTAAAGATTTTGATCAAGAAGAAAGTTAATGAGATGGAGCAAGCAAACATGGGTCATCGCCACATCTCTTG GAAGCATGTATGGTCAAATTTCTGTCTTTCGTGTAATAACGAGAAGTTGCTTGACGATGACGCAGTTCTTCAGGATGTCGGAGTTCGAAATAACTCTCAG ATCGCATTTGTTCCGTATGTGATGAAGAAAGGTCCGGGAAGACACTCTAAGAGGAAGAAGCACCGTCTCTTTCGTTCACTGCACAAGACTTGTTAG
- the LOC108860477 gene encoding exopolygalacturonase clone GBGA483-like produces MVGLRRAKTLVFVVLVVMATTIANGAKMLQENDKDEPSKGSVQTRIDVKALGAKADGKTDDSKAFADAWKKACELKSPSKIKVSKGKYLVKTLEFKGPCKSAVTFEMDGHIMAPSKATPGKPHCGWINFEKLENFNLNGHGAIFDGQGAHAWKINDCAKTGKCNTLPINIRITDLTNSKIKGIKSTNSKLFHMNIINCKNLTLEDIGIDAPPESLNTDGIHIGRSNGVRLVRAKIKTGDDCISIGDGTENFLVENVECGPGHGIAIGSLGKYPNEQPVRGVTIRRSLIKNTDNGVRIKTWPGSPPGIVSNILFQDITMENVSLPILIDQVYCPHGHCKKGGPSKVKLSDITYRDIKGTSASKVAVKLLCSPGVPCTDITLSNIDFVHTGKKEPLVSACSDVKPKLKGKMEPPACTEKAKPDS; encoded by the exons ATGGTGGGTTTGCGCCGCGCGAAGACACTAGTTTTTGTAGTACTAGTGGTTATGGCCACAACAATAGCAAATGGGGCTAAAATGCTTCAAGAAAACGATAAAGACGAACCATCCAAAGGAAGCGTTCAAACTAGAATTGATGTTAAAGCATTAGGAGCCAAAGCAGACGGCAAAACCGATGACAGTAAG GCATTTGCGGATGCATGGAAAAAAGCATGTGAATTAAAATCACCAAGCAAGATTAAAGTGTCGAAGGGGAAGTATTTGGTAAAGACCCTAGAGTTCAAGGGTCCATGCAAAAGTGCCGTCACTTTCGAAATGGATGGCCATATAATGGCTCCTTCTAAGGCCACTCCTGGTAAACCTCATTGCGGATGGATTAATTTCGAAAAACTCGAGAATTTCAATTTGAATGGGCATGGAGCCATTTTTGATGGTCAAGGCGCCCACGCTTGGAAGATCAACGACTGTGCTAAAACTGGGAAATGCAACACTCTCCCGATC AACATCCGGATCACAGATCTCACGAACTCGAAAATTAAAGGTATAAAATCAACAAACAGCAAACTTTTCCACATGAACATTATCAACTGCAAGAACTTAACGCTTGAGGATATTGGTATTGATGCACCTCCGGAGAGCCTTAACACCGATGGTATCCATATTGGAAGGTCTAATGGCGTCAGATTAGTACGTGCAAAGATTAAAACCGGAGATGACTGCATTTCCATAGGAGATGGTACTGAAAATTTTCTTGTCGAGAACGTAGAATGTGGACCAGGACATGGTATTGCCATCGGAAGTCTTGGAAAGTACCCTAATGAGCAACCAGTGAGAGGAGTCACCATTAGGAGAAGCCTCATCAAGAACACTGACAATGGTGTTCGCATTAAGACATGGCCTGGATCTCCCCCTGGTATCGTTTCCAACATTCTTTTCCAGGATATCACAATGGAGAATGTTAGCTTACCTATTCTCATCGACCAAGTGTATTGCCCTCATGGCCACTGCAAGAAAGGG GGACCATCGAAAGTGAAGTTGTCGGACATCACCTACAGGGACATTAAGGGCACATCAGCGTCAAAGGTGGCTGTGAAACTACTTTGCAGCCCAGGAGTGCCGTGCACTGATATTACTCTCTCTAACATAGACTTCGTACACACTGGTAAAAAGGAACCACTTGTCTCGGCATGTTCTGACGTCAAGCCTAAACTAAAAGGAAAGATGGAACCACCTGCTTGCACTGAAAAAGCTAAACCGGATTCATAA
- the LOC108857283 gene encoding probable prolyl 4-hydroxylase 12, whose product MELPPRPVLQTGTGRRDEVLFLLIFHSPIPPLSLSLSRLTESVDPKRVNFHGNQGSSFTVGSCQRKSVIICGPIKVRSYSLEKSGNKLDYFGEESSSVSHESLLATVILYVSNITEGGELLFPDSEVKLKRSWSDCSERGNILRSVKRIAVLFFTRHLNATLDQTSTHIRCPVLNGELLVATKLIYAKKQARKDDEEESGESIALKFFNNPKLRDFHWIT is encoded by the exons ATGGAGCTGCCTCCCAGACCTGTTTTGCAAACGGGCacaggaagaagagatgaagtTCTGTTTCTG CTGATTTTTCATTCGCCGATtccccctctctctctttctctgtctcGTCTAACTGag TCTGTGGATCCGAAACGTGTTAACTTTCATGGCAACCAAG GGTCTTCCTTTACCGTGGGTTCTTGTCAGAGGAAGAGTGTGATCATCTG CGGTCCCATCAAGGTAAGAAGTTACAGTTTGGAGAAGTCAGGCAACAAGTTGGATTATTTTGGAGAAGAATCTAGCTCTGTGTCGCATGAATCTTTGTTAGCAACCGTCATTCTCTACGTCTCAAACATAACTGAAGGCGGAGAGCTTCTCTTTCCAGACTCAGAG GTGAAACTCAAAAGGAGTTGGTCAGACTGCTCAGAGCGTGGTAACATCTTAAGATCGGTAAAAAGAATCGCAGTTTTGTTCTTCACCAGACACTTGAATGCGACTTTGGACCAGACAAGCACTCATATTAGATGCCCTGTCCTGAATGGGGAGCTGCTGGTGGCAACTAAACTGATATACGCTAAGAAACAAGCAAGAAAAGATGATGAGGAAGAGAGTGGTGAAAGTATTGcacttaaattttttaataaccCTAAATTAAGAGACTTCCATTGGATCACGTAA
- the LOC108859817 gene encoding polygalacturonase-like codes for MGAYSGAFTIFIFCLLGFSANAVYITIGSSSGSDITQALLKAFTTACQSPTPSKVVIPKGVFKLGEIQMRGPCKAPIEITIQGTVKADGNAIQGKDTWVVFGNINGFKLNGGGAFDGEGNAAWRVNNCHQTFNCKKLPISIRFDFVENAEIRDISSIDAKNFHINVLGAKNMTFDHINIIAPKDSPNTDGIHLGRSDGVKILNTFITTGDDCISVGDGMRNLHVEKITCGPGHGISVGSLGRYGMEQDVTGIRVINCTLQETTNGLRIKTWPSAACSTTASDIHFENIIVKNVLNPILIDQEYCPWNQCNKQKPSTIKLVNISFKQIRGTSGNKDAVKLLCSRGYPCQNVEIGDIDIKYNGADGPATFQCSNVSPRLMGTQNPKACTGPVTNLPQ; via the exons aTGGGTGCATATTCTGGagcttttacaatttttattttctgtttgttGGGATTTTCAGCCAATGCTGTATACATCACCATTGGTTCCTCCTCAGGTTCTGATATTACTCAG GCACTTCTGAAAGCATTCACAACAGCATGCCAATCTCCCACACCGAGCAAAGTGGTGATCCCAAAAGGAGTGTTCAAGCTTGGTGAGATCCAGATGAGGGGTCCATGCAAAGCCCCAATCGAGATCACCATTCAAGGCACTGTCAAAGCTGATGGTAACGCGATCCAGGGGAAGGACACATGGGTTGTCTTCGGCAACATTAATGGATTTAAGTTGAACGGAGGTGGAGCTTTCGATGGTGAAGGAAACGCAGCTTGGAGGGTTAACAACTGTCACCAGACTTTCAACTGCAAGAAACTTCCTATC AGTATAAGGTTTGATTTCGTGGAGAACGCTGAGATCAGAGACATATCTTCAATAGATGCAAAGAACTTCCACATCAACGTGCTTGGTGCCAAGAACATGACCTTTGATCACATCAACATCATTGCTCCAAAAGACAGTCCCAACACTGATGGTATCCATTTGGGAAGAAGTGACGGAGTCAAGATCCTTAACACATTCATCACCACCGGAGATGACTGCATCTCTGTTGGAGATGGGATGAGGAACCTCCACGTGGAGAAAATCACGTGCGGTCCAGGACATGGAATCAGTGTCGGAAGCCTTGGAAGGTACGGAATGGAACAAGATGTCACCGGCATTAGAGTCATAAACTGCACTCTCCAAGAGACTACCAACGGACTGAGGATCAAGACATGGCCGTCTGCAGCTTGCTCCACCACTGCCTCCGATATTCATTTCGAGAATATCATTGTCAAGAACGTTTTAAACCCAATCCTCATCGACCAGGAGTACTGCCCTTGGAACCAATGCAACAAGCAG AAACCATCAACGATTAAGCTTGTGAACATCAGCTTCAAGCAAATCAGAGGAACATCAGGGAACAAGGATGCAGTGAAGCTTTTGTGCAGCAGGGGATACCCATGCCAAAACGTCGAGATTGGAGACATCGATATCAAGTACAACGGAGCAGATGGTCCAGCGACTTTCCAGTGCTCAAACGTGAGCCCCAGACTCATGGGAACTCAGAACCCTAAAGCTTGCACTGGTCCAGTGACCAATTTACCCCAATAA
- the LOC108863021 gene encoding heterogeneous nuclear ribonucleoprotein 1 gives MQSDSGKLFIGGISWDTDEERLKEYFSSFGEVIEAVILKDRTTGRARGFGFVVFADPSVAETVIIQKHNIDGRLVEAKKAVPRDDQNTVTRSSSSLQGSPGGGRTRKIFVGGLPSSVTESDFKTYFEQFGTTTDVVVMYDHNTQRPRGFGFITYDSEEAIEKVLLKTFHELNGKMVEVKRAVPKELSSPSPARSSPLGGAGYGYGGVGRVNNLLLNGYAQGFSPGAVGGFGLRMMDGRFSSSPIGAGRSGFASYNGGSGYGMNVNFEQGLPTGFNGGNVDYGRGMSPYYIGNANRFGPAVGYEGGNGGGGGGGNSSFFSSNLWGNNGGRNYNNNATNSNMGGGGSTSGNNTLNGPFGSSGVVNWGAPGGNNGVSNENVKFGYGGNGESGFGLGGVRNIGPPSKAAAAPSSSFSSNNAGYEAGGLAEFYGNGAVYSDPTWRSSPPETEGPASFSYGIGGGGGGGGGPSSDVSARSSSPGYVGSYSVNKRQPNRGIAT, from the exons ATGCAATCAGACAGTGGGAAGCTTTTCATCGGAGGGATATCGTGGGACACCGATGAGGAGCGTCTCAAGGAGTATTTCAGCAGCTTCGGTGAAGTCATCGAAGCTGTGATCTTGAAAGACCGTACCACCGGTCGTGCACGTGGCTTCGGCTTCGTTGTCTTTGCTGATCCTTCCGTTGCAGAAACTGTTATAATCCAAAAACATAACATTGATGGCAGATTG GTTGAAGCCAAGAAGGCTGTTCCTAGAGACGACCAAAACACAGTAACCAGAAGCAGCAGTAGCCTCCAAGGATCACCAGGAGGTGGTCGGACGAGGAAGATATTCGTTGGAGGGTTACCTTCTTCCGTTACGGAGAGCGACTTCAAGACGTATTTTGAGCAGTTCGGGACGACTACGGACGTGGTTGTTATGTACGACCACAACACGCAGAGGCCTAGAGGTTTCGGATTCATTACTTATGACTCCGAGGAGGCCATTGAGAAAGTGCTGCTCAAGACGTTCCATGAGCTCAACGGTAAAATGGTTGAGGTTAAGCGGGCTGTTCCTAAGGAGTTGTCATCTCCGAGTCCAGCTCGCAGTAGCCCGCTCGGTGGTGCTGGCTACGGCTATGGAGGAGTAGGTAGAGTCAACAACCTCCTACTTAATGGGTATGCTCAAGGGTTTAGCCCCGGTGCGGTTGGAGGGTTTGGGCTTAGGATGATGGATGGTAGGTTTAGTAGTAGTCCCATTGGTGCTGGAAGAAGCGGGTTTGCGAGTTACAACGGAGGGTCTGGATATGGGATGAATGTGAACTTTGAGCAGGGTTTGCCCACAGGGTTCAATGGAGGAAACGTAGACTATGGGAGAGGGATGAGCCCTTACTACATTGGTAACGCGAACCGGTTTGGTCCTGCGGTTGGTTATGAAGGAGGcaatggaggaggaggaggaggagggaacTCATCTTTCTTCAGTTCGAATCTTTGGGGAAACAATGGGGGTCGTAACTATAATAACAACGCTACAAACTCAAACATGGGAGGAGGAGGATCAACAAGTGGGAACAACACACTTAACGGTCCGTTTGGGAGTTCAGGGGTTGTTAACTGGGGTGCTCCTGGAGGAAACAATGGTGTTAGTAACGAGAATGTGAAGTTTGGTTATGGAGGAAACGGTGAATCTGGTTTTGGATTGGGAGGAGTAAGAAACATTGGGCCTCCTAGCAAGGCAGCAGCAGCACCATCATCTTCATTCTCTTCTAACAATGCGGGTTATGAAGCAGGAGGACTTGCAGAGTTTTATGGGAATGGTGCAGTCTATAGTGATCCCACATGGAGATCATCACCTCCTGAGACAGAAGGTCCTGCTTCTTTTAGCTATGGgattggaggtggaggaggaggaggaggaggtccTTCTTCGGATGTTTCAGCTAGAAGTTCATCTCCAGGTTATGTTGGTAGTTACAGTGTGAACAAGAGACAACCAAACAGAG GAATTGCTACTTAG
- the LOC108859372 gene encoding uncharacterized protein LOC108859372 has protein sequence MSRDHHPPEPLDFFIWTVEDVGSWLEEINLGNYRQMFKENGINGECLERMSVFTTEQILHFIRRHHMKWGDFITLCQELRRIKVACLKGEQRVRRPWWALSCLSVIFVKAAKRNRQSRVVSLKLES, from the exons ATGAGCAGAGATCACCATCCCCCGGAGCCACTTGATTTCTTCATCTGGACTGTGGAG GATGTTGGATCATGGCTTGAGGAGATAAACCTTGGCAACTACCGTCAGATGTTCAAAGAAAATGGTATCAACGGAGAATGTCTAGAAAGAATGTCCGTGTTCACAACCGAACAGATCCTTCACTTCATAAGGAGGCATCACATGAAATGGGGTGACTTCATCACCCTCTGTCAAGAACTCAGAAGGATTAAAG TGGCTTGCTTGAAAGGTGAGCAGAGAGTTCGACGGCCTTGGTGGGCACTGTCATGTCTCTCAGTAATCTTTGTTAAGGCGGCTAAGCGCAACCGACAGTCTCGAGTTGTATCTCTCAAGCTTGAATCTTGA
- the LOC108857176 gene encoding transmembrane emp24 domain-containing protein p24beta2: protein MNLKATILLLGLVWSFQAALGIRFVIDREECFSHKAEYEGDTLHVSFVVIKSDSQWHFNEDGVDLVIHGPTGEQIHDFREQISAKHDFVVQKKGVYRFCFTNKSPYHETIDFDVQLGHFAYYDQHAKDEHFTPLMEQISKLEEALYNIQFEQHWLEAQTDRQAIVNENMSKRAVHKALFESFALIGASVLQVYLLRRLFERKLGMSRV, encoded by the exons ATGAATTTGAAGGCTACGATCCTATTACTAGGGCTCGTGTGGAGCTTCCAGGCAGCGTTAGGTATCAGATTCGTGATAGACAGAGAAGAATGCTTCTCCCACAAGGCTGAATACGAAGGCGACACGCTTCACGTCTCTTTCGTCGTTATCAAGTCTGATTCTCAATGGCATTTTAACGAGGATGGTGTAGATCTTGTG aTACATGGCCCAACAGGGGAACAAATTCATGACTTCAGGGAACAGATCAGTGCCAAGCACGACTTTGTTGTCCAGAAGAAAGGAGTTTACCGTTTCTGTTTCACAAACAAGTCTCCTTATCATGAAACCATTGACTTCGATGTCCAGCTTGGTCACTTTGCTTACTACGACCAGCACGCAAAGGACG AGCATTTCACTCCCTTGATGGAGCAAATATCAAAGTTAGAGGAGGCTCTTTACAACATCCAGTTTGAACAGCATTGGTTAGAGGCTCAGACCGATCGTCAAGCCATTG TGAATGAGAACATGAGCAAAAGAGCAGTACACAAAGCTTTGTTCGAGTCGTTTGCATTGATTGGTGCAAGTGTCCTCCAAGTCTATCTCCTGCGTCGCTTGTTTGAACGCAAACTCGGCATGTCTCGTGTCTAA
- the LOC108857790 gene encoding zinc finger protein CONSTANS-LIKE 9 yields the protein MGYMCDFCGEQRSMVYCRSDSACLCLSCDRSVHSANALSKRHSRTLVCERCNAQPANVRCVEERVSLCQNCDWSGHNNNNNNNNSSSNDHKRQTISCYSGCPSSSELASIWSFCSDLPGESACEQEMGMMNIDDDDEDKKDVAVGSSSKPDENSSCYGLKDVEVCEDDFYGNLGMDEVDLALENYEELFGTAFNASGQLFGQGGIDSLFQKHHQAAAAAPERGSTVQPDESNDSFMSSKTEPIICYTSKNISFSGVTGESSAGDFQECGASSSVQLLGEPPWYPQTSSQDNNNACSHSVTRNNAVMRYKEKKKARKFDKRVRYASRKARADVRRRVKGRFVKAGEAYDYDPLTPTRSY from the exons ATGGGTTACATGTGTGACTTCTGTGGTGAACAAAGATCTATGGTGTACTGTCGATCCGATTCAgcctgtctctgtctctcttgtGACCGGAGTGTTCACTCCGCTAACGCATTGTCCAAGCGACATTCTCGTACACTTGTCTGTGAGAGATGTAATGCTCAGCCTGCAAATGTCAGGTGTGTTGAAGAAAGAGTCTCACTCTGCCAAAACTGTGATTGGTCAGGccataacaacaacaacaacaacaacaactcttCTTCAAATGATCACAAGAGGCAAACCATAAGCTGCTATTCTGGTTGCCCTTCAAGCTCTGAGCTCGCCTCTATCTGGTCTTTTTGCTCGGACTTACCCGGAGAATCCGCTTGTGAACAAGAGATGGGTATGATGAatatagatgatgatgatgaggataaGAAAGATGTCGCCGTTGGCTCCTCTTCAAAGCCTGATGAAAACAGCTCTTGTTATGGTTTGAAGGATGTTGAAGTGTGTGAAGATGACTTTTATGGGAACTTGGGTATGGATGAAGTTGACTTGGCTCTTGAGAACTACGAAGAGCTCTTTGGAACAGCCTTTAACGCCTCGGGACAGCTCTTCGGACAAGGTGGAATCGATAGTCTTTTCCAGAAACATCATCAAGCAGCAGCTGCAGCTCCTgag AGAGGGAGTACGGTGCAGCCAGATGAGAGCAATGACTCGTTCATGAGTTCTAAAACGGAGCCAATCATTTGCTACACGTCGAAGAACATATCATTCTCTGGAGTCACAGGAGAAAGTAGTGCTGGAGATTTTCAAGAATGTGGTGCATCATCTTCCGTGCAGCTCTTGGGAGAGCCACCATGGTATCCTCAAACATCATCACAGGATAATAATAATGCTTGTTCACATTCAGTGACCCGTAATAACGCGGTTATGCGgtacaaagaaaagaagaaggcTCGCAA gtttgaTAAGAGAGTGAGGTATGCTTCTCGGAAAGCAAGAGCTGATGTGAGAAGGCGTGTAAAGGGGAGATTTGTCAAAGCTGGTGAAGCGTATGACTACGACCCACTCACCCCAACCAGAAGCTATTGA